TTTCGATGTAGTCGTGCTTGACGCCCCGCCTGTGCTGGGTCTGGTGGACGCAAGGATCCTATCAAGCTACTGCGACGGGCTGATTCTGGTGACCAAGGCCGGCCACACTTCCATTGAAATGCTTCGCCAGGCCAAAGAAGCGGTATTTCAGGGTCAGGGGCGACTGCTGGGAATAGTGCTGAACATGACGGAACGCAAACACCACGGTTACTACTACTACAATCATAAGTATCACTACCATCGCAAGACCGCATGAGTGTAGGTATTTCCAGCCCGTTTCCCTGCGTTTGGGACGGAATGAACCCTCGCGATTTAGGGAACCCCACCTTATAACCGCCTAAATTTCAAGGCCTGGACCCAGCCCGAGAGCCTTTCATCAACACCACTAAGGTCCCGATATACTCGTGGATAGCTTTATGTGTCTTTTCCAGGCCCATGGCGCTGGGAAGAAAGTAACGCAAGTCTAAAGCTACTTTCTTGACCTCAAAATCCGCCGGCGCCGGAATCGCATCGAGTCCCATGCTCCTAAAAATCAGCAGCGATCGTCGCATGTGGCAAGCAGAGGTGACCAGCGCAAAAGGCCCTTTACCTAAAACGGGTGACAATAGCCTGGCCTCGTCATCGGTATCGAGAGAAGAGATCTCCTTCACTATCGCCTCCGGAGGAACACCCAATTCCAGGGCCAGCGCGGCCATCCCTTCCGCTGAGGGCATTGTTTCAGAGGAGTAAGTTCCCCCTGAGAGTACAAGACGGCTGCCGGGAACGCCTCGCCACAATCGTATCCCCTCCATCACCCGGACCAGAGAGGAACATGCAATTCGATCCACCGTGGTAAGCTCACCTCCCCGAATGTCTCCTCCCAGCACAACGATGTACTTTACCCCGGCGCGGCTCAATTGTTGGGGGTTTGCATAGGAACCAGCCTTGCTTTCCAGGGGCTTCAGAAGTAGGACTCCGGTTACAGGAAGAGCGGCCACCAGCAGCCAGAGCCCTCCCGCCAAAACCAGCAAGAAGCCTGCTCGACTTCGCGGCCTCACTCTCAGTAGGACCAATCCCGCGATCCATAGCGCAAGTGAGCTTCCGACAGGGTAGATAATCGTGCTGATGGCTTTTTTAGCCAGAAAAAGAAGCAGTTCCATGCCTCCTCCTCGCCTTTACTCCGATCTCTTCCACTAGCCCCTTACGACAATATGCCACGGTGCGCAAGCCCAGTTGGGCCTTTTTTGGCCCAAATACCGGATTTCCGCGGTTTGCGGGTGCCTGTGGTCCTGTCCGAATACACTTGCCTGACAAATGATTTTTTGATATCATAGCGTTAACTATTAAAGCTATTCAGGAGTTCTAAAGTGAGAACTAACAAGGCGTGTTTACTAATTTTAATTATATCAGCTATTTTTTTGCTTTCCGCGCCCTCCCATGCCGGTGCGCCCATGGGTAGACAATTACCCCCTTTGGACACTAGTTTGATGGGGTTCAAGGAACACGGGATATGGTATTTCCTTTGTTCAGCCCCTGCTTATCCGTACCGTATCCCGCCTCATTTCGCGACTTACGGTCCACCGCCGCCTCCCTATTGTCCGATACCGTGTGGACCGCCTATGCCGCCCCCAAAGGTTCGGTGAAGAGAGATCCCGGCAATGTGCGTCCCGCAACAGTTCCTAAGGCAGCGCCACAGCAGAAACAGGGCGCATGGTGTACGAAAAATAAAACAACGCTGGCTAATGCAAACAGGTGCCCCGAAATGAAAAGAACCATTCTGGTCGTTATCGTGATGGTAACCATGGCCTACCCCGCGTCAGCCCACGGCTTCGGCCTCCTCCGTTACTTTTTCGACGGCGTCGCCAATCAGCTTGGACTGGATAGAGGGCCTATCCCCAAAGCGATTCCAACTCGGCCCTATCAGGGTTTGGACCCACGCGGGTACGCGCCCGAGAAACATCCTGACTCCGCTAAGATACATGTCCAGGCCGAAGGCTTCTAGCTCCTTGAACCTGTCATTGACCGGCGTTCTCGGAGCCAGACCCTTCAGAACAACCGCCTGCCCCGGACTCGTCAAAGGAACGCGTAAAACCCCTTGACAGTCCCCGCTTTCTCAGATTAGAAGCGCCAGTAATCGAACAACAAACAGTTCGGAGGATGGCGCCATGGAAGAAAACAAGGACAAATGGCTTAATTATCTTGCCACAGCAACGGTGTTGTTTGCTCTGGGAGCCACTTTATCCACATTGAGGGTGGGCAGCTACTCGAACCGATCCATACTCAGACAAACCCAAGCCTCCAATCAGTGGGCCTATTATCAGGCCAAAAGCATCAAAAGCTACTTGTACGAGCTGCAGAAGGAAAAGCTTGAGATAGACCTCAAGCAGATGCGCGCGACAGCTCCCTCAGATCTGCTCCAGGAATATGAGAAGAAAATTCAATCGTACGACAAGAAACTAAAGACTTACGAAGAGGAAAAGGCGGAAATACAACGGGAGGCCAGGTCCTTGGAGGGTCAGAGAGATGTAGCCGTGTTACATTCGCAGGCCTTCGGGTTAGCTGTTATTTTGCTGCAACTCTCCATACTCCTATCGTCTATTGCAGCTTTGATGAAGAAAAAGCCGGTCTGGTATCTCGGTTTGGTTCTCGGCGCGGTGGGCGCGGTATACTTTGCCAACGGATTCTGGCTGTTCATGTAAGGCCCGTTCGCCTTCAAAAAATGAGAATCGGGGAGAGACAAAATCGGCACTGACCCGACCCCTGGGGTCAGTGCTCGATCCGACCGATTACAGCCATTGCCGGAATATTTGTCCGATTTGCCGGGGCGTTTTTCCGCCATTTCGGCGAACGCGGGAACCCGGCGCTCGGGCCGCTATTCTCGGTTCATGATACCGTGGAACAGCTCACTTCCTTGCCCTGGGTAAATTCTGCGTTCTTCCACAGGAGTCGGACTTTCCACCGCAGGCCACTTGTGCGATTGGGGTTCGGGGCCTTCCTTGGCGATGGGGGATGGGGCCGAATCGGCCATGACGGGATTTTCACGAATTCTCGCGCCCCTCACGGTGTAGCTGAATTCCACGGGGATGTTGTTCGGGTCAAACGCATATATGGAATAGATGAACCCGTGGTCTACCACTTCCGATACCCAGAAATCCGCGGCTGAGAGTTTGTCCTTTAGCTCCCAAAGGCTTTCAAGATCATCGACTCCGAAGGAAACGTGGTCAAAGACAACGCGGCCCGCCAGGGGCGCTCCATGGTCCTTGTCAATTCCAGGTTCCACACCGGGCCACTCGAAAAATGCAATCGTGTCTGTACTGGAGATCTCGAAAAAGTAGTGCCTGTACCCTGGTCGGCCAAAACCGGCCACCAGCCTCATACCTAGCAGGTCTCGCCAAAAACGTATCGTTGCGTCCATGTCTCCGGTGACCATTGCCAAGTGATTTATTCCATTAAACTTTACCATCACACTCCTCGCTGGAAGCGGCACTTGAATGGCCGAAGTCCGCCTTGTTTCTCAGACCAGGTTGGCCGGACGGTCCGCTTTTGCTCCGCAACCCGGAACGCGGAATTTCACCCCTCGCCATGACGCGGCCGGATTCTTTACACACCTCTATATTATAACAGCTCTGGAAAGTAATGACGGATTGACGTGTGGGTGTCCCGCCAACGCGGGGCCGGCTTGTCCGGCAGTGCGACTCCATTAAGGCAAAGGTTTTGAGAATCCCTGTACAATTTCCGATCGCCTATTGCAGTCATGTCGGCGTAAGCCGGAATCCAGTCCCGCGAGGAACGCGGGATGGGTCCCGACTTCCCCCGGAACGACGGAAGTCTACCGTTCCGACAGAACTTTGGAGAAATGCCATAGCGCACATAGCCTCGCTCATTAGCGGCTGGAAACAGCACACGCGGCACAACACAATTTTTTTTCAAAACTCTTGACATTCCCGCTGTACCAGTGCTAATTTCCAGGCTTTAAGACGCTATCCGTCACGACTGCCGATTCGGACTGAATCGGCTTCAATCAGGGACGACAGATAACTGACAAGACTTTTGGGGCCTCCGGCGACGACGTGGGTAGGGCCTGTGCCCCGGATTATCAGCGATAAACACTCGCTTGACAGAGGGTGGTTTTTTTGCCTGGGTTTCAGGGTTTAACCTGCCGGGATAAAAGCCGAAACTGCCTCAGGCAGTGGACAATCCCTGCGGGCCCCAGGGAATTTGACGCGTTCCCGCCATGACGGAGGTTGTTTCCCAGGTCTAATAGGCCCGGAATTAGAAAGGTCAGAAGGATACCTAAGAATAAGATGTTGGAAGATTTTCTCTCGACGAACAAAACGGCCATTCTCAAACGGTGGCTCGACCTGATACTTGAAACCTACCCGCCCGATTCAAGAAAGTTCTTTGCTACTCAGCAAAACCGTTTTGCAAATCCGGTTGGAGCCAATCTGTCGGAAGGACTCGAAGGACTCTTCGACAGCCTCGTGCACGGGACAGACCCCGAGTCGGACTCGTTTTCGGATTTTTTGGACAAGATTGTGCGAATAAGGGCAGTTCAAGAGTTTTCGCCGGCCAAGGCTGTGGGTTTTGCCTTTTTTCTCAAGACGGCCGTACGGGAAAGCCTGGCAAAGGGGATCCACGATCCCAAATTGTTTCAGGAGTTGTTGGAGTTTGAATCAAGAATCGACGGCGTGGCCCTGTTGGCCTTTAACATTTATATGCAATGCCGTGAAACAATTTTTGAAATGCGAGCTACAGAGATCCGAAACCGCGTTTCAAGGATTTTGGAAAGAGCCTGTCAGAAGTATGGGAATCCGAGCGAGTGGCTGGATCCCAAAGACGACAGACCGGATAGCTTAACATAACTAGAGGTGGTGGCAGATGAATGCTTGGACTTCCCTATTCTCAGCGCTGTTCATAGTCATAGCGCTTGTCTTGATCTCCTGGTTGGGAGTGGGGGTGGCGGGTACTTCCCTGTTCGGGATTGTCATCCCGTACATAGCGATTGCCATCTTCTTGCTGGGGGTTGTGGCCCGGATAGTGCAATGGGCGCGAGTGCCCGTGCCTTTCCGTATTCCCACGACCTGCGGGCAAGGTAAATCGCTTCCCTGGATCAAGGCCGACAACCTTGAGAGTCCTTACAACACGTGGGGCGTGATCGGTCGAATGGCCCTTGAAGTGCTCTTGTTCCGCTCGCTCTTCAGAAACACCAGGGCGGAACTTTGGCCTGGACCAAATGTGACCTATGCCTCGGCAAAGTGGCTCTGGCTGGCTGGAATGCTGTTCCATTACGGTTTTCTCATCATAGTGCTCCGGCACCTTCGTTTCTTCATCGAACCGGTGCCGTCCTTTGTGGAAGCCATTTCCAGCGTTGATGGATTCTTCCAGATCCTTTTGCCGACCGTTTTTATCAGCGATGCGATATTCTTGATCGGAGCAACCTATTTGTTCCTCAGAAGAGTGAAGATCCCCCAGTTGCGATATATTTCGCTTCCCGCGGATTACTTCCCCCTCTTCCTGCTCCTGGGCATAGCCATTTCAGGCGTGCTGATGCGCAACGTCTGGAAGGTGGACCTCCTCGCGGTCAAGCAGTTGGCTTTGGGGCTGGTCACTTTTCACCCCGCGATGCCGGAGGCGGCAATAGGTCCGATCTTCTTCGTTCACCTCTTTCTCGTTAGTGTGCTGCTGGTGTACCTGCCGTTCAGCAAGATCATGCACTTTGGCGGAGTCTTCCTCAGCCCGACGAGAAACATGGCGAATGTCAATCGCATGGAAAGATATGTCAATCCGTGGAATTATCCGGTCAAAGTCCATACTTACGAAGAGTATGAGGACGACTTCAGGGAAAAGATGAAAGAGGCCGGAATCCCGGTGGAGAAGGAGTAAACATGTCCCTAGATAAAATGCCCAAACCGGAAGACTTGCTCATTGACACAGATTTGCGGACCATGCCCGCAAAACCGTGGATGGAAACTCGGGCCAATTTCAGGGATGGCACCTACAGCTTCCCTGGGGCGCCCAAGAACTTGAAATACCTTGGTCTTGCGAATCCGAGGGAGTGGTCCCCGACCGACGAAGACTGGAAGCTCCCGGACAATTGGCAGGAAATAATTTTGAAGGGGTTCAAGGAACGCCTTGAAAAGTATCGCTCCTTCAGGCTGTTCATGGACATATGTGTCAGATGCGGCGCGTGCATGGACAAGTGCCACTTTTTCATCGGATCCGGAGACCCGAAGAATATGCCGGTACTGAGAGCGGAATTGATGCGGTCCGTGTACCGGAATGATTTCACCACCATGGGGCGGCTCCTCGGAAGATTGGGAGGCGCGAGAGAACTCACTATCGATGTTCTCAAAGAATGGTTCTACTACTTCTTTCAGTGCACTGAATGCCGACGCTGCTCGGTCTTCTGTCCCTACGGCATTGACACGGCCGAAGTGACCATGATTGGGCGGGAACTGCTGAACCTGGTCGGATTGAACATCAACTGGGTCATCGAACCTGCGGCCAACTGCTTCCGGACAGGAAACCACCTGGGTATTCCACCCCACGGTCTCACGGACATGTGGGAGTTCATGGTGGACGACATCGAAGACCTCACAGGCGTCAAGATTGACCTGCCCGTCAATAAAAAGGGTGCCGAGATCCTATTTGTCACACCCTCGGGCGACTACTTCGCGGACCCCGGGACGTATACCTGCATGGGCTACATGATGCTCTTCCATGAGCTGGGACTGGATTACACCTGGAGCACCTACGCGTCCGAGGGAGGCAACTTCGGCCTGTTCACATCCCATGAGATGATCAAAAGGCTCAACGCCAAAATATACGCTGAAGCCAAACGATTGGGTGTGAAGTGGATCATCGGCGGGGAGTGCGGCCACATGTGGAGGGTAATCCATCAGTACATGGAGACCATGAACGGTCCGGCCGATTTCCTGGAAGAGCCGGTCTCTCCCATAACAGGGACCAAGTTTGAAAACGCCAAACAGACTAAGATGGTTCATATAACGGAATTCACGTCCGACCTCATCAAGAACGGAAAGCTGAAACTGGACCCCAGCAGGAACGACAAGTTCCGGGTCACTTACCATGATTCGTGCAACCCGGCCAGGGCCGCGGGGCTTCTCGACGAGCCGCGATACGTCATCGAGAACGTGTGCAACAACTTCTTCGAGATGCCTGAGAACACCATCAGGGAGCAGACCTTCTGTTGCGCCGGCGGAGCAGGTCTAGGAAATGACGAAAACATGGAGATGAGGATGCGAGGCGGCTTGCCCAGGGCCAATGCAGTCCGGCATGTCCGCGACAAACACGACGTGAACCGGCTCCTTTGCATGTGCGCCATTGACAGGGCAACCTTGACGGCAATGATGCACTACTGGGCGCCGGACGTGGAAGTCGGAGGCATACACGAGCTGCTCGCTAACGCCCTGATCATGGAAGGCGAGAACGAGAGGACCTTGGATCTGCGCGGCGAACCTTTCAAGGAGGAGGAGGAAAGCGAGGATGTATAATGCAGGCAAAATCATCATAGGACTGATTATCTTTCTCGGTCTGGTCACAGCCCCCTTCTGGTACAACAGGGGGAAAGCCTCCCCGCCGCCGAAACTGGAAGTAGGGACACTGGAAAAGCAGTGTGTCGAGCCGACGCCGTTCATGAAGTCCTCCCACATGCAGCTGCTGAATGAATGGAGAGACGAAGTGGTGCGTAACGGAAAGCGGGTATATACCAGCTCCACCGGGAAGACCTACGACATGAGCCTTCAAAACACTTGCACCAAGTGCCACGCCAAGAAGTCGCAGTTTTGCGACCGATGCCATACCTATGTGGACGCCGCTCCAAAGTGTTGGGATTGCCACATAGCGCCGGTCGAGCCTCAGGCAACCGGGAAACAGGCCGCAAGGAGTGACAAGTAATGAGCACACGAAGAAGATTCTTACAGATAGCCGGCCTCTCCGTGTTAGGGCTCGGGGTCAAGCCGGCCTGCGATGCAATGGCCGCGGAGCCCAAGGTTTCGGCTGGGCCGGAAGCCCTTGTTGGGAAAAGATGGGCCATGGTTGTGGATCAAAAGAAGTGCATCAAAGAAGAAGAAGGTTGCAAGAAGTGCGTGGATGCATGCCATCTGACCCACAACGTGCCGAATATCGGTAATGCAAAAGATGACGTCAAGTGGATCTGGCAAACCACGCTCGAGCACGCTTTCCCGGATTCGCAAAACCCGGTTCTGGAAGGATATATCAAGGACAGTCTGAAGAAC
This region of Desulfomonile tiedjei genomic DNA includes:
- a CDS encoding DUF4337 domain-containing protein, coding for MEENKDKWLNYLATATVLFALGATLSTLRVGSYSNRSILRQTQASNQWAYYQAKSIKSYLYELQKEKLEIDLKQMRATAPSDLLQEYEKKIQSYDKKLKTYEEEKAEIQREARSLEGQRDVAVLHSQAFGLAVILLQLSILLSSIAALMKKKPVWYLGLVLGAVGAVYFANGFWLFM
- the dsrM gene encoding sulfate reduction electron transfer complex DsrMKJOP subunit DsrM — protein: MNAWTSLFSALFIVIALVLISWLGVGVAGTSLFGIVIPYIAIAIFLLGVVARIVQWARVPVPFRIPTTCGQGKSLPWIKADNLESPYNTWGVIGRMALEVLLFRSLFRNTRAELWPGPNVTYASAKWLWLAGMLFHYGFLIIVLRHLRFFIEPVPSFVEAISSVDGFFQILLPTVFISDAIFLIGATYLFLRRVKIPQLRYISLPADYFPLFLLLGIAISGVLMRNVWKVDLLAVKQLALGLVTFHPAMPEAAIGPIFFVHLFLVSVLLVYLPFSKIMHFGGVFLSPTRNMANVNRMERYVNPWNYPVKVHTYEEYEDDFREKMKEAGIPVEKE
- a CDS encoding RsbRD N-terminal domain-containing protein, producing MLEDFLSTNKTAILKRWLDLILETYPPDSRKFFATQQNRFANPVGANLSEGLEGLFDSLVHGTDPESDSFSDFLDKIVRIRAVQEFSPAKAVGFAFFLKTAVRESLAKGIHDPKLFQELLEFESRIDGVALLAFNIYMQCRETIFEMRATEIRNRVSRILERACQKYGNPSEWLDPKDDRPDSLT
- a CDS encoding (Fe-S)-binding protein; translated protein: MPKPEDLLIDTDLRTMPAKPWMETRANFRDGTYSFPGAPKNLKYLGLANPREWSPTDEDWKLPDNWQEIILKGFKERLEKYRSFRLFMDICVRCGACMDKCHFFIGSGDPKNMPVLRAELMRSVYRNDFTTMGRLLGRLGGARELTIDVLKEWFYYFFQCTECRRCSVFCPYGIDTAEVTMIGRELLNLVGLNINWVIEPAANCFRTGNHLGIPPHGLTDMWEFMVDDIEDLTGVKIDLPVNKKGAEILFVTPSGDYFADPGTYTCMGYMMLFHELGLDYTWSTYASEGGNFGLFTSHEMIKRLNAKIYAEAKRLGVKWIIGGECGHMWRVIHQYMETMNGPADFLEEPVSPITGTKFENAKQTKMVHITEFTSDLIKNGKLKLDPSRNDKFRVTYHDSCNPARAAGLLDEPRYVIENVCNNFFEMPENTIREQTFCCAGGAGLGNDENMEMRMRGGLPRANAVRHVRDKHDVNRLLCMCAIDRATLTAMMHYWAPDVEVGGIHELLANALIMEGENERTLDLRGEPFKEEEESEDV
- a CDS encoding VOC family protein: MVKFNGINHLAMVTGDMDATIRFWRDLLGMRLVAGFGRPGYRHYFFEISSTDTIAFFEWPGVEPGIDKDHGAPLAGRVVFDHVSFGVDDLESLWELKDKLSAADFWVSEVVDHGFIYSIYAFDPNNIPVEFSYTVRGARIRENPVMADSAPSPIAKEGPEPQSHKWPAVESPTPVEERRIYPGQGSELFHGIMNRE
- a CDS encoding YdcF family protein, whose amino-acid sequence is MELLLFLAKKAISTIIYPVGSSLALWIAGLVLLRVRPRSRAGFLLVLAGGLWLLVAALPVTGVLLLKPLESKAGSYANPQQLSRAGVKYIVVLGGDIRGGELTTVDRIACSSLVRVMEGIRLWRGVPGSRLVLSGGTYSSETMPSAEGMAALALELGVPPEAIVKEISSLDTDDEARLLSPVLGKGPFALVTSACHMRRSLLIFRSMGLDAIPAPADFEVKKVALDLRYFLPSAMGLEKTHKAIHEYIGTLVVLMKGSRAGSRP
- the dsrJ gene encoding sulfate reduction electron transfer complex DsrMKJOP subunit DsrJ, with the translated sequence MYNAGKIIIGLIIFLGLVTAPFWYNRGKASPPPKLEVGTLEKQCVEPTPFMKSSHMQLLNEWRDEVVRNGKRVYTSSTGKTYDMSLQNTCTKCHAKKSQFCDRCHTYVDAAPKCWDCHIAPVEPQATGKQAARSDK